From the genome of Malus sylvestris chromosome 6, drMalSylv7.2, whole genome shotgun sequence, one region includes:
- the LOC126626285 gene encoding probable methyltransferase PMT14, with product MGSKHNSSGNRTRSTLSVFVVISLCCFFYLLGAWQKSGFGKGDKIAFQVTKQKDCNVFPDLNSDLNFESHHSIVEMVEPYEPKAKEFKPCDVKYADYTPCQEQDRAMKFPREDMVYRERHCPPEEEKLHCLIPAREGYMTPFPWPKGRDYVHYANVPYKSLTVEKAAQNWVQFQGNVFKFPGGGTMFPQGADAYIDELASVIPIADGSVRTALDTGCGVASWGAYLMKRNVLAMSFAPRDNHEAQVQFALERGVPAVIGVLGSIHLPYPSRAFDMAQCSRCLIPWTANDGMYLKEVDRVLRPGGYWILSGPPINWKTYYKTWKRSKEDVQAEQKQIEALAESLCWDKKYEKGDMAIWKKKVNTKSCRRKSIDLCQTQDAEDVWYKKMDTCVTPSPEVTNSNEVAVGELKFPARLYAVPPRIANGLVVGVTTESYQEDNKLWKKHVNVYKRINGLIGTTRYRNVMDMNAGLGGFAAALESRKLWVMNVVPTIAKNTLGVIYERGLIGIYHDWCEGFSTYPRSYDLIHASGVFSLYKNECKLEDILLEMDRILRPEGTVIFRDEVDVLNKVRKIVGGMRWDTKIMDHEDGPLVPEKILVVVKQYWVAGSGNSTSNDE from the exons ATGGGCTCCAAGCATAATTCTTCAGGAAACAGAACAAGAAGCACGTTATCTGTATTTGTTGTgatttctctttgttgtttcttcTACCTTCTTGGAGCATGGCAAAAGAGCGGTTTTGGAAAAGGAGATAAAATAGCATTTCAAGTAACCAAGCAGAAAGATTGTAATGTCTTTCCTGATTTGAACTctgatttgaactttgaatcTCATCACAGTATTGTGGAGATGGTTGAACCTTATGAGCCTAAAGCCAAAGAGTTCAAACCTTGTGATGTTAAATATGCTGATTATACTCCTTGTCAAGAACAAGACCGAGCAATGAAATTCCCCAGGGAAGATATGGTATACAGGGAAAGACATTGTCCTCCAGAAGAGGAAAAATTGCATTGTCTTATTCCAGCCCGGGAAGGGTATATGACTCCATTCCCCTGGCCTAAAGGCCGTGACTATGTCCACTATGCCAATGTACCTTATAAAAGCCTCACAGTTGAGAAAGCTGCACAGAACTGGGTGCAATTTCAGGgaaatgttttcaaatttcCAGGCGGAGGAACAATGTTCCCCCAAGGCGCAGATGCATATATTGACGAACTTGCATCAGTTATTCCGATTGCAGATGGCTCTGTCAGGACAGCATTGGACACTGGTTGTGGA GTTGCAAGTTGGGGTGCATACTTAATGAAGAGAAATGTATTAGCCATGTCCTTTGCACCCCGGGACAATCATGAAGCACAAGTGCAGTTTGCATTGGAGCGAGGAGTACCTGCTGTTATTGGTGTGCTTGGATCGATTCATCTTCCATACCCATCTAGGGCCTTTGATATGGCCCAGTGCTCTCGGTGTTTAATTCCATGGACTGCAAATG ATGGAATGTACCTAAAAGAAGTTGATCGGGTCCTTAGACCTGGTGGATATTGGATATTGTCTGGACCTCCAATTAATTGGAAGACCTACTACAAAACGTGGAAGCGGTCTAAGGAGGACGTGCAGGCTGAGCAAAAACAGATTGAAGCACTGGCAGAAAGTCTTTGCTGGGATAAAAAGTATGAGAAAGGAGATATGGCTATCTGGAAGAAAAAAGTAAATACAAAATCCTGCAGAAGAAAGTCTATCGATTTATGCCAGACGCAGGATGCTGAAGATGTCTG GTACAAGAAAATGGACACGTGTGTAACCCCTTCTCCTGAGGTAACCAATTCAAATGAAGTAGCAGTAGGGGAGTTGAAGTTTCCTGCAAGGCTTTATGCAGTTCCTCCTCGAATCGCTAACGGTTTAGTTGTAGGGGTTACAACTGAATCTTACCAAGAGGACAATAAACTTTGGAAAAAGCATGTAAACGTTTACAAAAGAATCAACGGATTGATTGGAACAACAAGATATCGAAATGTGATGGATATGAATGCAGGCCTTGGAGGGTTTGCAGCAGCCCTTGAATCTCGAAAATTGTGGGTTATGAATGTTGTGCCTACAATTGCAAAGAATACTTTGGGTGTTATATATGAGAGAGGTCTAATCGGCATATATCATGACTG GTGTGAAGGCTTCTCTACGTACCCAAGGTCATATGACCTTATTCATGCTAGTGGCGTGTTCAGCTTGTACAAGAACGA GTGCAAACTGGAAGACATCCTTTTGGAGATGGATCGCATTTTGCGGCCTGAAGGGACAGTCATCTTCAGGGATGAAGTCGATGTTCTGAACAAGGTTAGGAAGATTGTCGGGGGCATGAGATGGGATACCAAAATTATGGATCACGAGGACGGACCCCTTGTTCCTGAGAAGATATTGGTGGTCGTTAAACAGTACTGGGTTGCCGGCAGTGGAAACAGCACATCCAATGATGAGTAA
- the LOC126627176 gene encoding uncharacterized protein LOC126627176 isoform X2: MSSTPKKRLKPNPKAEPHFQSSPNSIASLLEPSQSLFPSKHDFLRLIAVLAIASSVALTCNFLSSTLTDRHRKPYCDSSPDSLDFLPDSCEPCPSNGQCYEGKLDCLEGYKKHGKLCIEDGSIYDTAKKLAERVEIRLCEALAEFLCYGTGTIWVQENDIWNDLDKQDLVEHVGSDNTIYMYTKERTMETVNRMLDMRTNSHGVKELKCPDMLAEHYKPFSCRIRQWIAERALRVYSVCALLVGSTFIIWKLQRRRRLATRVDELYQQVCEILEEKALMSKSVNGECEPWVVASRLRDHLLLLKERKDPILWKKVEELVQEDSHVDRYPMLVKGESKVVWEWQAQHYLQAHIICEIGSSMDRRVHSNWA, encoded by the exons ATGTCTTCGACTCCAAAGAAGCGCCTGAAACCCAACCCCAAAGCCGAACCCCACTTTCAGTCTTCCCCTAATTCGATCGCATCGCTATTGGAACCATCCcaaagtttatttccctcaaaGCACGACTTCCTTCGGCTCATAGCAGTCCTCGCCATCGCATCCTCCGTTGCTCTCACCTGCAATTTCTTGTCCTCCACTCTCACCGACCGCCACCGGAAGCCCTATTGCGATAGCTCCCCCGACTCTCTCGACTTCCTCCCCG ATTCTTGTGAGCCTTGCCCAAGTAATGGACAGTGCTATGAAGGGAAATTGGATTGTCTTGAAGGATATAAAAAGCATGGCAAGTTATGCATAGAAGATGGAAGTATTTATGATACAGCTAAGAAACTT GCAGAAAGGGTAGAAATTCGTCTTTGTGAGGCGCTTGCTGAATTTTTGTGCTATGGAACTGGAACGATTTGG GTCCAAGAGAATGATATATGGAATGATTTAGATAAGCAAGATCTGGTGGAACATGTTGGCTCAGACAATACTATttatatgtatacgaaagaaagGACAATGGAGACTGTCAATAGAATGTTGGACATGAGGACAAATTCTCATGG GGTCAAAGAGTTGAAGTGCCCTGACATGCTAGCAGAGCATTACAAACCATTTTCCTGTCGCATCCGCCAATGGATCGCTGAGCGTGCATTACGTGTTTATTCAGTTTGTGCATTG CTTGTGGGTTCGACATTCATTATTTGGAAACTCCAGCGAAGACGGCGTCTAGCAACTAGAGTTGATGAGCTTTACCAACAG GTTTGTGAGATACTTGAGGAGAAGGCCTTGATGTCAAAGAGTGTGAATGGTGAATGCGAACCATGGGTAGTTGCCTCTCGGTTGCGAGATCATCTACTTTTGCTAAAAGAGAGGAAGGACCCTATATTGTGGAAAAAG GTAGAAGAGTTGGTTCAGGAGGACTCTCACGTAGATCGTTATCCAATGTTGGTTAAGGGTGAATCGAAAGTAGTATGGGAATGGCAAG CACAACACTATTTACAAGCACATATAATTTGTGAAATTGGGAGCTCTATGGACAGAAGGGTGCATTCAAATTGGGCATGA
- the LOC126626122 gene encoding uncharacterized protein LOC126626122, which yields MGLLSWWKGSEPKAGSKTSPDPKPAESAPGMNGAVEVPRPPAAANITVFEFGSVAASGDKVTLAGYCPVSEDLEPCRWEILPASGSEAPQFRVVF from the coding sequence ATGGGTCTGCTCTCGTGGTGGAAAGGAAGTGAGCCCAAAGCCGGATCCAAGACCAGCCCGGATCCGAAACCGGCCGAGTCTGCTCCGGGCATGAACGGCGCCGTCGAGGTGCCTCGACCCCCCGCCGCCGCCAACATCACCGTGTTCGAGTTCGGGTCAGTGGCGGCTTCAGGCGATAAGGTCACTCTCGCCGGGTACTGCCCTGTCTCCGAGGACCTGGAGCCGTGCCGCTGGGAGATCCTCCCCGCCAGTGGGTCGGAAGCGCCCCAGTTTCGAGTGGTCTTCTAA
- the LOC126627176 gene encoding uncharacterized protein LOC126627176 isoform X1 — protein MSSTPKKRLKPNPKAEPHFQSSPNSIASLLEPSQSLFPSKHDFLRLIAVLAIASSVALTCNFLSSTLTDRHRKPYCDSSPDSLDFLPDSCEPCPSNGQCYEGKLDCLEGYKKHGKLCIEDGSIYDTAKKLAERVEIRLCEALAEFLCYGTGTIWVQENDIWNDLDKQDLVEHVGSDNTIYMYTKERTMETVNRMLDMRTNSHGVKELKCPDMLAEHYKPFSCRIRQWIAERALRVYSVCALLVGSTFIIWKLQRRRRLATRVDELYQQVCEILEEKALMSKSVNGECEPWVVASRLRDHLLLLKERKDPILWKKVEELVQEDSHVDRYPMLVKGESKVVWEWQVEGSLSSLRRMKKRESSTLKVSKSMERSSDQHLHSLKNDAKALNFDTVMLEQ, from the exons ATGTCTTCGACTCCAAAGAAGCGCCTGAAACCCAACCCCAAAGCCGAACCCCACTTTCAGTCTTCCCCTAATTCGATCGCATCGCTATTGGAACCATCCcaaagtttatttccctcaaaGCACGACTTCCTTCGGCTCATAGCAGTCCTCGCCATCGCATCCTCCGTTGCTCTCACCTGCAATTTCTTGTCCTCCACTCTCACCGACCGCCACCGGAAGCCCTATTGCGATAGCTCCCCCGACTCTCTCGACTTCCTCCCCG ATTCTTGTGAGCCTTGCCCAAGTAATGGACAGTGCTATGAAGGGAAATTGGATTGTCTTGAAGGATATAAAAAGCATGGCAAGTTATGCATAGAAGATGGAAGTATTTATGATACAGCTAAGAAACTT GCAGAAAGGGTAGAAATTCGTCTTTGTGAGGCGCTTGCTGAATTTTTGTGCTATGGAACTGGAACGATTTGG GTCCAAGAGAATGATATATGGAATGATTTAGATAAGCAAGATCTGGTGGAACATGTTGGCTCAGACAATACTATttatatgtatacgaaagaaagGACAATGGAGACTGTCAATAGAATGTTGGACATGAGGACAAATTCTCATGG GGTCAAAGAGTTGAAGTGCCCTGACATGCTAGCAGAGCATTACAAACCATTTTCCTGTCGCATCCGCCAATGGATCGCTGAGCGTGCATTACGTGTTTATTCAGTTTGTGCATTG CTTGTGGGTTCGACATTCATTATTTGGAAACTCCAGCGAAGACGGCGTCTAGCAACTAGAGTTGATGAGCTTTACCAACAG GTTTGTGAGATACTTGAGGAGAAGGCCTTGATGTCAAAGAGTGTGAATGGTGAATGCGAACCATGGGTAGTTGCCTCTCGGTTGCGAGATCATCTACTTTTGCTAAAAGAGAGGAAGGACCCTATATTGTGGAAAAAG GTAGAAGAGTTGGTTCAGGAGGACTCTCACGTAGATCGTTATCCAATGTTGGTTAAGGGTGAATCGAAAGTAGTATGGGAATGGCAAG TTGAAGGTTCTTTGAGCTCTCTCAGAAGAATGAAAAAGAGGGAGTCTAGCACGTTGAAGGTGAGCAAAAGCATGGAAAGAAGTTCCGATCAGCATCTCCACTCACTCAAGAATG ATGCTAAAGCACTGAATTTTGATACGGTGATGTTGGAGCAGTGA